A single genomic interval of Rhododendron vialii isolate Sample 1 chromosome 3a, ASM3025357v1 harbors:
- the LOC131321000 gene encoding glucomannan 4-beta-mannosyltransferase 1-like, producing MRNLLLQKPEVSAAVDVTGSLSYGWEHIIIPMIVPLLSVAIYLCAGMSIMLFVERVYMAIVILCVKLLGKKRSTEYKLDDLKEDLERNKSYPMVLIQIPMYNEMEVYKLSIGAVCALSWPSDRLIVQVLDDSTNEVLRALVELECQKWVEKGVNVKYETRNNRNGYKAGALNDGMQKPYVQKCEFVAIFDADFQPDKDFLWRTIPYLLENPKLGLVQARWKFVNADECLMTRLQEMSLDYHFSVEQEVGSSMYSFFGFNGTAGVWRIQTVNDADGWKDRTTVEDMDLAVRASLKGWKFVFVGDLAVKNELPSTFKAYRYQQHRWSCGPANLFRKMIKEIIFCERVTIWKKFHIIYQFFFVRKIVAHWVTFFFYGIIIPVSVLVPEVHLPKPIAIYIPATITILNVLCTPRSMHLLVFWILFENVMSLHRSKAAIIGLLEGNRVNEWVVTEKLGNTSKQKLNAKLSKQPQSRIGERIHVLELIMGMFMLHCAIYNLLYGRDHFFVYLLLQAGAFFTIGFGHVGTFVSN from the exons ATGAGAAATTTACTTCTTCAAAAGCCTGAGGTGAGTGCGGCAGTTGATGTTACAGGTAGTCTCAGTTATGGTTGGGAGCATATAATCATTCCAATGATTGTACCGCTTCTATCTGTAGCAATATACTTATGTGCGGGGATGTCTATTATGCTTTTTGTCGAACGAGTTTACATGGCCATTGTAATCCTATGCGTAAAgcttttgggaaagaaaagatCCACCGAGTATAAGTTGGATGACCTGAAAGAAGACCTAGAGCGCAACAAAAGCTATCCCATGGTGTTGATACAAATACCCATGTACAACGAGATGGAG GTTTACAAGCTTTCAATTGGGGCTGTATGCGCGCTTTCATGGCCATCGGATCGCTTAATTGTCCAGGTCCTAGATGACTCCACCAATGAAGTCCTAAGG GCTTTGGTGGAGTTGGAGTGCCAAAAATGGGTAGAAAAAGGGGTAAATGTAAAGTACGAAACAAGGAATAACAGGAATGGATACAAGGCTGGAGCCCTTAATGACGGAATGCAGAAGCCATATGTGCAAAAGTGTGAATTCGTAGCAATATTCGACGCAGACTTCCAACCTGACAAAGATTTTCTTTGGAGGACAATTCCCTATCTTCTTGAGAACCCAAAATTGGGTTTGGTTCAGGCCAGATGGAAATTTG TTAATGCGGATGAATGTCTGATGACCCGTCTCCAAGAGATGTCACTAGACTATCACTTCTCTGTCGAACAAGAAGTTGGCTCGTCGATGTATTCTTTCTTTGGGTTTAACG GGACTGCTGGAGTTTGGCGGATACAAACAGTGAATGATGCTGATGGATGGAAAGATCGTACGACAGTGGAAGACATGGATCTTGCGGTCAGGGCTAGCCTTAAAGGTTGGAAATTTGTCTTCGTGGGGGACTTAGCG GTCAAAAATGAACTCCCAAGTACTTTTAAGGCTTACCGATATCAGCAGCACCGCTGGTCATGTGGCCCAGCTAACTTATTCAGGAAAATGATCAAGGAAATCATATTCTGTGAG AGGGTGACAATCTGGAAGAAATTTCATATCATCTACCAATTCTTTTTCGTGAGAAAGATAGTAGCACACTGGGTCACTTTCTTCTTTTACGGCATCATAATTCCAGTGAGTGTCTTAGTTCCTGAAGTCCATCTTCCCAAGCCGATAGCCATATACATTCCGGCAACAATTACCATTCTGAATGTTCTCTGCACACCCAG GTCTATGCATCTGCTTGTCTTCTGGATCTTGTTTGAGAATGTGATGTCTCTACATCGATCTAAGGCAGCAATCATAGGACTTCTAGAAGGCAACCGTGTAAATGAATGGGTCGTGACTGAGAAGCTAGGGAACACCTCAAAGCAAAAGTTGAATGCCAAACTATCAAAGCAGCCTCAATCACGAATTGGAGAAAG GATCCATGTCTTGGAGCTGATAATGGGGATGTTTATGCTGCACTGTGCAATCTACAATCTGCTCTATGGAAGAGATCATTTCTTTGTATATCTGTTATTGCAAGCAGGGGCTTTCTTCACAATCGGATTTGGGCATGTCGGGACATTCGTCTCCAACTAG
- the LOC131321002 gene encoding heavy metal-associated isoprenylated plant protein 5-like isoform X1 has protein sequence MGEKDDAAKGGAEEKKPAAAPAAGGGEKKDDGPTTVVLKFDMHCEGCAKKIKRAVRHLDDVDDVKADIASNKLTVVGKKLDPAKVKGKVEEKTKNKVEIVSVHPKKEAAPAPAAGGGDKKAADEKPEKKPDEKPKEPPVSTVVLKIRLHCDGCMLKIKRIISKIKGVTNVAIDAGKDLVTVIGTMDTKELAPYLKERLRRSVEVVPPPKKAEGGGEKKDKEGGGDQKPKEGGGGGGDKKEGGGGGGGDKKEGGGGGDKKEGGEAKAASGDGGGKKSEEPKVEVNKLEYYGSPYTSSYYTMPNHNQGYIDQGYGPPIYNHYNQGYASSSYGQGYANPGYDQGYPNHGYIVEYSHPPPPPPSYYMPAPQTFSDQHQMFSDENPNACSTM, from the exons ATGGGTGAG AAAGATGATGCGGCAAAAGGTGGAGCAGAGGAGAAGAAGCCTGCCGCCGCCCCCGCCGCTGGCGGCGGCGAGAAGAAGGACGATGGGCCCACCACGGTGGTGTTGAAGTTCGACATGCATTGCGAGGGATGTGCCAAGAAAATCAAGCGAGCTGTTCGTCATCTCGATG ATGTGGATGATGTGAAGGCCGACATTGCCAGCAACAAGCTGACGGTGGTGGGGAAGAAGCTGGACCCCGCCAAGGTTAAGGGGAAAGTCGAGGAGAAGACGAAGAACAAAGTGGAGATCGTCTCCGTTCACCCCAAAAAGGAAGCCGCGCCCGCGCCTGCGGCCGGCGGAGGAGACAAGAAGGCCGCGGATGAGAAACCGGAGAAAAAGCCCGACGAGAAGCCCAAAGAG cCTCCTGTGAGTACTGTGGTTCTGAAGATTCGGTTGCACTGTGACGGATGCATGCTTAAAATAAAACGAATCATATCGAAGATCAAAG GGGTAACCAATGTTGCAATAGATGCGGGAAAGGATTTGGTCACGGTTATAGGGACAATGGACACAAAGGAGCTTGCACCATACTTGAAAGAAAGATTGAGGCGGAGTGTCGAGGTTGTACCGCCACCGAAGAAAGCGGAAGGCGGCGGTGAGAAGAAGGACAAAGAAGGCGGTGGAGACCAAAAACCGAaggaaggtggtggtggtggcggcgataAGAAAGAGGGTGGTGGCGGAGGCGGCGGCGATAAGAAAGagggtggtggcggcggcgataAGAAAGAGGGTGGTGAGGCAAAAGCTGCAAGTGGTGATGGGGGCGGGAAGAAGAGCGAGGAGCCAAAAGTTGAGGTGAACAAATTGGAGTACTATGGGTCGCCATATACGTCGTCATATTATACAATGCCAAATCATAATCAAGGATACATCGATCAGGGTTACGGCCCACCCATCTACAATCATTACAATCAAGGTTACGCTAGTTCGAGTTACGGTCAAGGCTATGCTAATCCAGGCTACGATCAAGGTTATCCGAATCACGGTTATATTGTGGAGTACTCACACccgcctcctcctccaccttctTACTACATGCCTGCGCCTCAAACTTTCAGTGATCAACATCAAATGTTCAGTGACGAGAATCCTAATGCGTGTTCGAccatgtaa
- the LOC131321002 gene encoding heavy metal-associated isoprenylated plant protein 3-like isoform X3 — protein MGEKDDAAKGGAEEKKPAAAPAAGGGEKKDDGPTTVVLKFDMHCEGCAKKIKRAVRHLDDVDDVKADIASNKLTVVGKKLDPAKVKGKVEEKTKNKVEIVSVHPKKEAAPAPAAGGGDKKAADEKPEKKPDEKPKEPPVSTVVLKIRLHCDGCMLKIKRIISKIKGVTNVAIDAGKDLVTVIGTMDTKELAPYLKERLRRSVEVVPPPKKAEGGGEKKDKEGGGDQKPKEGGGGGDKKEGGGGGDKKEGGEAKAASGDGGGKKSEEPKVEVNKLEYYGSPYTSSYYTMPNHNQGYIDQGYGPPIYNHYNQGYASSSYGQGYANPGYDQGYPNHGYIVEYSHPPPPPPSYYMPAPQTFSDQHQMFSDENPNACSTM, from the exons ATGGGTGAG AAAGATGATGCGGCAAAAGGTGGAGCAGAGGAGAAGAAGCCTGCCGCCGCCCCCGCCGCTGGCGGCGGCGAGAAGAAGGACGATGGGCCCACCACGGTGGTGTTGAAGTTCGACATGCATTGCGAGGGATGTGCCAAGAAAATCAAGCGAGCTGTTCGTCATCTCGATG ATGTGGATGATGTGAAGGCCGACATTGCCAGCAACAAGCTGACGGTGGTGGGGAAGAAGCTGGACCCCGCCAAGGTTAAGGGGAAAGTCGAGGAGAAGACGAAGAACAAAGTGGAGATCGTCTCCGTTCACCCCAAAAAGGAAGCCGCGCCCGCGCCTGCGGCCGGCGGAGGAGACAAGAAGGCCGCGGATGAGAAACCGGAGAAAAAGCCCGACGAGAAGCCCAAAGAG cCTCCTGTGAGTACTGTGGTTCTGAAGATTCGGTTGCACTGTGACGGATGCATGCTTAAAATAAAACGAATCATATCGAAGATCAAAG GGGTAACCAATGTTGCAATAGATGCGGGAAAGGATTTGGTCACGGTTATAGGGACAATGGACACAAAGGAGCTTGCACCATACTTGAAAGAAAGATTGAGGCGGAGTGTCGAGGTTGTACCGCCACCGAAGAAAGCGGAAGGCGGCGGTGAGAAGAAGGACAAAGAAGGCGGTGGAGACCAAAAACCGAaggaaggtggtg GCGGCGGCGATAAGAAAGagggtggtggcggcggcgataAGAAAGAGGGTGGTGAGGCAAAAGCTGCAAGTGGTGATGGGGGCGGGAAGAAGAGCGAGGAGCCAAAAGTTGAGGTGAACAAATTGGAGTACTATGGGTCGCCATATACGTCGTCATATTATACAATGCCAAATCATAATCAAGGATACATCGATCAGGGTTACGGCCCACCCATCTACAATCATTACAATCAAGGTTACGCTAGTTCGAGTTACGGTCAAGGCTATGCTAATCCAGGCTACGATCAAGGTTATCCGAATCACGGTTATATTGTGGAGTACTCACACccgcctcctcctccaccttctTACTACATGCCTGCGCCTCAAACTTTCAGTGATCAACATCAAATGTTCAGTGACGAGAATCCTAATGCGTGTTCGAccatgtaa
- the LOC131321002 gene encoding heavy metal-associated isoprenylated plant protein 3-like isoform X2 encodes MGEKDDAAKGGAEEKKPAAAPAAGGGEKKDDGPTTVVLKFDMHCEGCAKKIKRAVRHLDDVDDVKADIASNKLTVVGKKLDPAKVKGKVEEKTKNKVEIVSVHPKKEAAPAPAAGGGDKKAADEKPEKKPDEKPKEPPVSTVVLKIRLHCDGCMLKIKRIISKIKGVTNVAIDAGKDLVTVIGTMDTKELAPYLKERLRRSVEVVPPPKKAEGGGEKKDKEGGGDQKPKEGGGGGGDKKEGGGGGDKKEGGEAKAASGDGGGKKSEEPKVEVNKLEYYGSPYTSSYYTMPNHNQGYIDQGYGPPIYNHYNQGYASSSYGQGYANPGYDQGYPNHGYIVEYSHPPPPPPSYYMPAPQTFSDQHQMFSDENPNACSTM; translated from the exons ATGGGTGAG AAAGATGATGCGGCAAAAGGTGGAGCAGAGGAGAAGAAGCCTGCCGCCGCCCCCGCCGCTGGCGGCGGCGAGAAGAAGGACGATGGGCCCACCACGGTGGTGTTGAAGTTCGACATGCATTGCGAGGGATGTGCCAAGAAAATCAAGCGAGCTGTTCGTCATCTCGATG ATGTGGATGATGTGAAGGCCGACATTGCCAGCAACAAGCTGACGGTGGTGGGGAAGAAGCTGGACCCCGCCAAGGTTAAGGGGAAAGTCGAGGAGAAGACGAAGAACAAAGTGGAGATCGTCTCCGTTCACCCCAAAAAGGAAGCCGCGCCCGCGCCTGCGGCCGGCGGAGGAGACAAGAAGGCCGCGGATGAGAAACCGGAGAAAAAGCCCGACGAGAAGCCCAAAGAG cCTCCTGTGAGTACTGTGGTTCTGAAGATTCGGTTGCACTGTGACGGATGCATGCTTAAAATAAAACGAATCATATCGAAGATCAAAG GGGTAACCAATGTTGCAATAGATGCGGGAAAGGATTTGGTCACGGTTATAGGGACAATGGACACAAAGGAGCTTGCACCATACTTGAAAGAAAGATTGAGGCGGAGTGTCGAGGTTGTACCGCCACCGAAGAAAGCGGAAGGCGGCGGTGAGAAGAAGGACAAAGAAGGCGGTGGAGACCAAAAACCGAaggaaggtggtggtg GCGGCGGCGATAAGAAAGagggtggtggcggcggcgataAGAAAGAGGGTGGTGAGGCAAAAGCTGCAAGTGGTGATGGGGGCGGGAAGAAGAGCGAGGAGCCAAAAGTTGAGGTGAACAAATTGGAGTACTATGGGTCGCCATATACGTCGTCATATTATACAATGCCAAATCATAATCAAGGATACATCGATCAGGGTTACGGCCCACCCATCTACAATCATTACAATCAAGGTTACGCTAGTTCGAGTTACGGTCAAGGCTATGCTAATCCAGGCTACGATCAAGGTTATCCGAATCACGGTTATATTGTGGAGTACTCACACccgcctcctcctccaccttctTACTACATGCCTGCGCCTCAAACTTTCAGTGATCAACATCAAATGTTCAGTGACGAGAATCCTAATGCGTGTTCGAccatgtaa
- the LOC131321002 gene encoding heavy metal-associated isoprenylated plant protein 3-like isoform X4, producing the protein MGEKDDAAKGGAEEKKPAAAPAAGGGEKKDDGPTTVVLKFDMHCEGCAKKIKRAVRHLDDVDDVKADIASNKLTVVGKKLDPAKVKGKVEEKTKNKVEIVSVHPKKEAAPAPAAGGGDKKAADEKPEKKPDEKPKEPPVSTVVLKIRLHCDGCMLKIKRIISKIKGVTNVAIDAGKDLVTVIGTMDTKELAPYLKERLRRSVEVVPPPKKAEGGGEKKDKEGGGDQKPKEGGGGDKKEGGGGGDKKEGGEAKAASGDGGGKKSEEPKVEVNKLEYYGSPYTSSYYTMPNHNQGYIDQGYGPPIYNHYNQGYASSSYGQGYANPGYDQGYPNHGYIVEYSHPPPPPPSYYMPAPQTFSDQHQMFSDENPNACSTM; encoded by the exons ATGGGTGAG AAAGATGATGCGGCAAAAGGTGGAGCAGAGGAGAAGAAGCCTGCCGCCGCCCCCGCCGCTGGCGGCGGCGAGAAGAAGGACGATGGGCCCACCACGGTGGTGTTGAAGTTCGACATGCATTGCGAGGGATGTGCCAAGAAAATCAAGCGAGCTGTTCGTCATCTCGATG ATGTGGATGATGTGAAGGCCGACATTGCCAGCAACAAGCTGACGGTGGTGGGGAAGAAGCTGGACCCCGCCAAGGTTAAGGGGAAAGTCGAGGAGAAGACGAAGAACAAAGTGGAGATCGTCTCCGTTCACCCCAAAAAGGAAGCCGCGCCCGCGCCTGCGGCCGGCGGAGGAGACAAGAAGGCCGCGGATGAGAAACCGGAGAAAAAGCCCGACGAGAAGCCCAAAGAG cCTCCTGTGAGTACTGTGGTTCTGAAGATTCGGTTGCACTGTGACGGATGCATGCTTAAAATAAAACGAATCATATCGAAGATCAAAG GGGTAACCAATGTTGCAATAGATGCGGGAAAGGATTTGGTCACGGTTATAGGGACAATGGACACAAAGGAGCTTGCACCATACTTGAAAGAAAGATTGAGGCGGAGTGTCGAGGTTGTACCGCCACCGAAGAAAGCGGAAGGCGGCGGTGAGAAGAAGGACAAAGAAGGCGGTGGAGACCAAAAACCGAaggaaggtg GCGGCGGCGATAAGAAAGagggtggtggcggcggcgataAGAAAGAGGGTGGTGAGGCAAAAGCTGCAAGTGGTGATGGGGGCGGGAAGAAGAGCGAGGAGCCAAAAGTTGAGGTGAACAAATTGGAGTACTATGGGTCGCCATATACGTCGTCATATTATACAATGCCAAATCATAATCAAGGATACATCGATCAGGGTTACGGCCCACCCATCTACAATCATTACAATCAAGGTTACGCTAGTTCGAGTTACGGTCAAGGCTATGCTAATCCAGGCTACGATCAAGGTTATCCGAATCACGGTTATATTGTGGAGTACTCACACccgcctcctcctccaccttctTACTACATGCCTGCGCCTCAAACTTTCAGTGATCAACATCAAATGTTCAGTGACGAGAATCCTAATGCGTGTTCGAccatgtaa